A single genomic interval of Natator depressus isolate rNatDep1 chromosome 16, rNatDep2.hap1, whole genome shotgun sequence harbors:
- the DBH gene encoding dopamine beta-hydroxylase, protein MAKARSASIFLPSMQTTGNKRSSCPSFRLREVASMYFTMIMVFLVILVVALQGTAPRENYFPYKVPLDPQSFLELSWNVSYPEQVVHFQLLVKEPKFGLLFGMSDRGEFENADLAVLWSDGHSSYFGDAWSDEKGQLHMDSQQNYQLLKAHRTPEGLYLVFKRAFSTCDPKDYLIEDGTVHLIYGILEKPVRSLQAINISAIHRGVQRVQLLKPNISAPELPRDMKTMEVRAPDVVIPSQETTYWCYMVELPDSFPRHHIVMYEPVITAGNEAIVHHMEVFQCAAEFDSFPHYNGPCDSKMKPDRLNYCRHVLAAWAMGAQAFYYPEEAGLAFGGPGSSKYLRLEIHYHNPLVFKGRHDSSGIRLYYTATLRRYDAGIMELGLVYTPVMAIPPGEAGFLLKGYCTDKCTQVALPPAGIHIFASQLHTHLTGRKVVTILSREGREREVVNADNHYSPHFQEIRMLKKVVSVFPGDVLTTTCMYNTEDRNQATVGGFSITDEMCVNYVHYYPQTQLELCKSAVDLGYLQRYFNLVNRFNDEEICMCPQASIRQQFSSVPWNAFNRDVLKSLYDFAPISMHCNKSSAVRFPGEWEKQPLPRITRVLPESAPSCQPAIGPPPASPALVNLGRVKAE, encoded by the exons ATGGCAAAAGCCAGGAGCGCAAGCATCTTTCTCCCCAGCATGCAGACCACCGGGAACAAGAGATCCTCCTGCCCAAGTTTCAGGCTCCGGGAAGTGGCCTCAATGTACTTCACCATGATTATGGTTTTCCTGGTCATCCTGGTGGTGGCTCTGCAAGGCACAGCTCCCCGGGAGAATTATTTCCCTTACAAGGTGCCCCTGGATCCCCAGAGTTTCCTGGAGCTCTCGTGGAATGTCAGCTACCCAGAGCAGGTGGTGCATTTCCAGCTCTTGGTCAAGGAGCCGAAATTTGGGCTGCTCTTCGGGATGTCGGACAGGGGCGAGTTTGAGAACGCGGACCTGGCCGTGCTCTGGAGCGACGGGCACAGCTCCTATTTTGGG GATGCGTGGAGTGATGAGAAAGGGCAGCTTCACATGGATTCCCAGCAGAACTACCAGCTTCTCAAAGCACACAGAACCCCCGAGGGACTCTACCTGGTCTTCAAGAGAGCCTTCAGCACCTGTGATCCAAAGGACTACCTTATAGAG GATGGTACCGTGCACCTTATCTACGGGATCCTTGAGAAACCCGTCCGTTCTCTTCAGGCAATCAACATCTCTGCCATCCAcaggggggtgcagagggtgcAGCTGCTGAAGCCAAACATCAGTGCCCCGGAACTGCCCAGGGACATGAAGACCATGGAGGTCAGAGCCCCCGACGTGGTCATTCCCAGCCAAGAGACCACATACTGGTGCTATATGGTGGAGCTTCCGGACAGCTTCCCGAGACATCACATTGTCATG TACGAGCCAGTGATCACGGCAGGCAACGAAGCTATAGTCCATCATATGGAAGTCTTCCAGTGTGCTGCAGAATTTGACAGCTTTCCACATTACAATGGGCCCTGTGACTCCAAGATGAAGCCGGACCGACTGAACTACTGCAGACATGTGCTTGCAGCATGGGCCATGGGAGCTCAG GCCTTCTACTATCCAGAAGAGGCAGGACTTGCCTTTGGTGGTCCGGGCTCCTCCAAATATTTACGGCTTGAGATTCACTACCACAACCCTCTGGTGTTCAAAG GTCGCCATGACTCCTCGGGGATTCGCCTCTATTACACAGCCACGCTGAGACGCTATGATGCTGGCATTATGGAgctgggcctggtctacacgccGGTGATGGCTATCCCACCTGGGGAAGCTGGCTTCCTCCTGAAAGGGTACTGCACAGATAAATGCACCCAAGTG GCTCTGCCCCCGGCTGGGATCCACATCTTTGCCTCCCAGCTCCACACTCACCTGACGGGAAGAAAGGTGGTGACGATTTTGTCCCgagaagggagagaaagggaagtTGTGAATGCGGACAATCACTACAGCCCTCACTTCCAG gaGATCCGCATGTTAAAGAAAGTGGTTTCTGTCTTCCCG GGCGATGTTCTCACAACAACCTGCATGTACAACACAGAGGACAGGAACCAAGCAACTGTG GGTGGGTTTAGCATCACGGACGAGATGTGTGTCAACTACGTGCACTACTATCCCCAGACGCAGCTGGAGCTATGCAAGAGCGCTGTGGATTTAGGCTACCTGCAAAGATATTTTAATCTCGTGAACAG GTTTAACGATGAGGAGATCTGCATGTGCCCACAGGCCTCCATCAGGCAGCAGTTCTCTTCTGTCCCTTGGAATGCGTTCAACAGAGACGTTCTGAAATCTCTCTATGACTTTGCTCCGATCTCTATGCACTGCAATAAATCCTCAGCGGTTCGTTTCCCG GGCGAATGGGAGAAGCAGCCTCTGCCCAGGATCACCAGGGTGCTGCCGGAATCAGCCCCAAGCTGCCAGCCCGCCATAGgacctcctcctgcatcccctgcTCTCGTCAACCTAGGCAGGGTAAAGGCAGAATGA